The Leifsonia williamsii genome includes a region encoding these proteins:
- a CDS encoding YciI family protein, whose product MYAVTFYDMDADAGPALFERVREVYPRHRAYLDAFATGGEILLIGPLGPTPAGGAMAIFRSREAAERFVSGDPFVLEGIAERYRIVDWDPLVFAEA is encoded by the coding sequence ATGTACGCGGTCACCTTCTACGACATGGACGCCGACGCCGGGCCCGCGCTGTTCGAGCGGGTGAGGGAGGTGTACCCGCGGCATCGTGCCTACCTGGACGCGTTCGCGACGGGCGGCGAGATCCTGCTGATCGGACCGCTCGGGCCCACGCCGGCGGGCGGCGCGATGGCGATCTTCCGGTCGCGGGAGGCGGCCGAGCGGTTCGTGAGCGGTGATCCGTTCGTGCTGGAGGGGATCGCCGAGCGCTATCGGATCGTCGACTGGGATCCGCTGGTGTTCGCGGAGGCGTGA
- a CDS encoding A/G-specific adenine glycosylase encodes MPASFAETVVDWYHANRRDLPWRRDGFTAWGTLVSEFMLQQTPVTRVIPHLEEWLSRWPTPADLAAVPPGEAVRAWRSLGYPRRALWLHAAATAITERHGGVVPDDVPELLALPGIGDYTARAVAVFAYGERHPVVDTNIRRVIARAIDAQGEPGPPSAKRDLAAMEALLPRDRAVAAAFNAGMMELGAIVCVARSPRCDACPLADRCAWRAAGYPPYEGPRKAVQKKYEGSDRQVRGLILAELRASHLPVTAAELERVWHDAAQRDRALAGLLADGLAVEAAGGYTLP; translated from the coding sequence GTGCCAGCTTCCTTCGCCGAGACCGTCGTCGACTGGTACCACGCGAACCGCCGCGACCTCCCATGGCGGAGGGACGGCTTCACCGCCTGGGGCACCCTCGTCAGCGAGTTCATGCTGCAGCAGACCCCGGTCACCCGCGTCATCCCCCACCTCGAGGAGTGGCTGAGCCGCTGGCCGACCCCCGCCGACCTCGCCGCGGTCCCGCCCGGGGAGGCGGTGCGCGCCTGGCGCTCGCTCGGCTACCCGCGCCGCGCCCTCTGGCTGCACGCCGCGGCGACCGCGATCACCGAGCGGCACGGCGGCGTCGTCCCCGACGACGTGCCCGAGCTCCTGGCGCTCCCCGGCATCGGCGACTACACGGCCCGCGCGGTCGCCGTCTTCGCCTACGGCGAGCGCCATCCCGTCGTCGACACCAACATCCGGCGCGTGATCGCGCGCGCGATCGACGCCCAGGGCGAGCCCGGCCCGCCGAGTGCCAAGCGCGACCTTGCGGCGATGGAGGCGCTTCTCCCCCGCGACCGCGCGGTCGCAGCCGCCTTCAACGCCGGGATGATGGAGCTCGGCGCGATCGTGTGCGTCGCCCGCTCCCCGCGCTGCGACGCCTGCCCGCTGGCCGACCGCTGCGCGTGGCGCGCCGCCGGCTATCCGCCGTACGAGGGGCCGCGCAAGGCGGTGCAGAAGAAGTACGAGGGCAGCGACCGGCAGGTCCGCGGCCTGATCCTCGCCGAGCTGCGCGCCTCCCACCTCCCCGTCACCGCCGCCGAGCTGGAGCGCGTCTGGCACGACGCCGCCCAACGCGACCGGGCGCTCGCCGGCCTGCTCGCCGACGGCCTGGCGGTGGAGGCTGCGGGAGGCTACACGCTGCCCTGA